Genomic window (Chthonomonas sp.):
GCCACCTGCGCCCACCATATCGGCGGTGTAGTCCACTTGGTTCGTGCCCGTTAGCGTACGGCTGGTCATGTTTGCCACGGCGCGCTCGCGAGTGTCAGCGCCAACTCGATAGTGCCAACCGTAGTTGAAGGCGTGGCGCACATAGGTGGGAGTGCTGGCGATTCGGAACGCCGACGAGGGCGGTGCGCCCGTTGTCAGGGTCGGCATCGTCGTCGTTGCACTCGTGCTCGAGCTACCGTAGTGGAACAGGTGACCATCAGCCGTGGTCAGAATTGCAGTCGTATTTTGTGCGTACGAAGCAGCCGAAGCTACGCCGAAAGCCACGAGGCCAAGAGCCTTAAGTGAGTTCTTCATATTCGTCTCTCTTTCAAAAGTTGGCCAAACTGACCAACGGAATCCCCAGGAAACCCCGAGTAAACACACTATACAGCAAATAGTTCGCCGCAAAGCATAAAGAAGATATAAAAGTTAAGAGTCAGGCAATATTACCGGGACGCCTACTTCAAGCGGAAGCCATGTCCGCGAATTGTGACAATGTTTTTCTCGGAATTTGCCTTGGAAAGTTTGCCGCGCAGACGGTAAATCAAAACATCCAGCGTGTTGCTGGCGAATTCGGCGTCGTAGCCCCACACGCCCTTGAACAGCTCGTTGCGCTCCACAGCCCGCTCTTGGTTCAGCGCGAGTTCCCGCAACAGCGCGTACTCGGTCGGCGTCACCGCCAGGGCCGCATCGTTCACGCGGACCTCGCGCTCGGGCTCGCTAATCGTCAGGTTGCCCGCCTCAATCACGGGCTGCATTCCAAGGTGTCCGCCGAGCGTTGGCAAGCGCCGCTGCAAGGCGCGCAAACGCGCCACCAACTCGTGCGGATCAAACGGCTTCGTCAGGTAATCGTCCGCGCCCAAGCCCAGGCCGGTCACCTTATCCAGCGAGGTGCTGCGCGAGGTGAGCATCAGGATCGGGAACTGGTACTTCGTGCGCAGGC
Coding sequences:
- a CDS encoding response regulator transcription factor — protein: MIPRVLLVDDDIFLANSLSRLLSANGFHVAIESTIADAWESVQRQEPHLLILDLSLPDGDGNELCRRLRTKYQFPILMLTSRSTSLDKVTGLGLGADDYLTKPFDPHELVARLRALQRRLPTLGGHLGMQPVIEAGNLTISEPEREVRVNDAALAVTPTEYALLRELALNQERAVERNELFKGVWGYDAEFASNTLDVLIYRLRGKLSKANSEKNIVTIRGHGFRLK